In a genomic window of Bacteroidota bacterium:
- a CDS encoding AAA family ATPase, with translation MGHLTGFGLKNFRVFKEKTWFDFAPITVLTGPNNSGKSSLIKAILMQKENKFTEHSILDSLKFSTDNSLLGDFNSCISDNNSENNEISFYFPFHFRYIQTELILRLSFKVVKNNEKVKLTYFKVTEKKSGKIIFDFYETKSRHWNGKVNFIYIKNEINNSLKEGFKIRKKDERLNRILIDMEDDNNSNYFSEKELLDENDIKGAYFQEIFPLPKKDILF, from the coding sequence GGATTAAAAAATTTTAGAGTTTTTAAAGAGAAAACATGGTTTGATTTTGCACCTATAACCGTACTTACAGGTCCAAATAATAGTGGAAAAAGTTCATTAATAAAAGCAATATTAATGCAGAAAGAAAATAAATTTACCGAACATTCTATTTTAGATAGCTTAAAATTTTCAACAGATAATAGCTTACTTGGTGATTTTAATAGTTGTATATCGGATAATAACTCAGAGAATAATGAAATTAGTTTTTATTTTCCATTTCATTTTCGATATATTCAAACTGAGTTAATATTAAGATTATCTTTTAAAGTGGTAAAAAATAATGAAAAAGTAAAATTAACATATTTTAAAGTAACTGAAAAGAAAAGTGGGAAGATAATATTTGATTTTTATGAAACGAAATCTAGGCACTGGAATGGTAAAGTAAATTTTATTTATATTAAAAATGAAATCAATAATTCATTGAAAGAAGGATTCAAAATAAGAAAAAAGGATGAAAGACTAAACCGGATACTTATAGATATGGAAGACGATAATAATAGTAATTATTTTTCAGAAAAGGAATTGCTTGATGAGAATGATATAAAAGGGGCTTATTTTCAGGAGATATTCCCTCTTCCAAAAAAGGACATTCTTTTTTGA